ACTCAACGGCAGtagcacaacacaaaacaaaaaagaggatgcaagaagacaaagaaagaagtgaGACGAAGAAAGAAGAAGTGGCGTACAAACAAAGAATAGGAGGGaaggtttttaaaatttgagtgAAGGACATTTTTGTCACTTTATTTAAATGATTGGTGCACAAACAATATTACGGGGTGCACCTAACACTAGCGTTCCTGTATATAAGCAATTGAAAGGGGAAGATGAGGGTTTGCCCAGAAACCAAAAAGCAAAGACTTGCCAAAGATTGCTCACATTGAATTCCTTGGAGATTTCACCTTGATAAtggtgttgatttttttaaccatGGTAATCCAATTAGCATTATttaggggaggggggggggggggggggaatggGTTTGTATGACCACACTAATATTCAATACGGCAAAGTAAATTTTTGCATTagttgaattttttgttttccatttttttgtattaaaattgGTATATGATAATTGGTTATAAAAGTGAGTCAAATTATTTCTTAACTTTAACGttcaaatagaaaattttatgcTATATGACCATGCTGCCGTGAAGAACTCACTAAACTCATTCTAAATGAAGTGCTTATAAGTTTTATCCGATCGATATATTTTCAATCGATGTCATCGTATTGGTAGACATGACATAAGGGATAAAATGTTTGAAGTTTAGATTGGACACATCAGAGTCATTATGAGGAATTTAAAAGGAGATTGGATGTTCGGAGTGTAAGAATTTAGGACTCTTGGATTTTGTAGTTtggatgataaaaatatttttagtctttactaTTAACTTCTTAGCAAAAGGTAAAGGGTAACACTCACTAGTATCTATGGTATAATATTGCTATGTGAtgcttaatttgttttcttctaaatttCTAAAAGAAATGCTATTTATCTACTTTAAAATGaacttttaagataaaaaataagaatttcagATTTtagaaacaacaacaaaatcttaTATCATTAGATGAAGTCAGTTACATGAATCACATAACTTTATTTGAcacaattgaaaattgaaattttaaaaattaatatattatcaaatcTTAAGTTTCCCTTGATGAGTTGCTTCAATGTTCTTTTCAATCTCTCTTTTTCCTAGGCTAAAAATCATAACATCTACTATTCTAAGTGATGCCTCTTGTTGTCTTTTTTGTAAATGCCCAAAGATTTTGGAAAGGTcggaagaaaaatatttgagagacattttttttactcattttaAAGGAAtggtaaataattaattttaaattttagagggatgataaataatgaaaaaaagcaAACTATGTTTTTTCtactataactttttaaaaaaatttatttttgtcccTGAACTTTTTGAAGATTAATCATAATCCTCCAACTTTTATTCTGTTTATGATTTCCGtctttttcatctattttgGATATTAACTAATGAGTGACacttgatttattattattacatttccttataactaaaaatcatcagaaattattattatttttctttattttccaaATTTGTCTCTTGTGGTTCTTCTCCCTCATGTACAATTCTTTCCCAGCGCAGTCCCATTGTCACTACTACCCCTTTCACCTCCACCCACCATCATTGCTACTTCAATGAAAATGCTCTGTCAACACAAGAAGTTCCTTGAGAGGAATGTTTATGGATCAAGGTCTACCCTTGACCCAACCAGATCCAATTATGTTGGGTTGACttctttttttaagtgtttatgtTAAATTCGACCCAACTCAATTAAGCCTTGATTATATACAAATTAGATAACAAGATCTATTTTTTAACTTGATTCAACCAGACCTAActcatatcatataattaaatttattattatatataaattacttattaaatacaaaacatattaatttttagttcacataatttattaaattaaatcacccatgaattttttcttttttaagttaatatttttatcattgtcttgattttgtttatgtttgtcatgctaatacaatattttatttatatctaaaataaaaatatcgtaTTAGAATTgaaatagttaattttattagtcaAATATTGTCTCTTTTGAATACATTTAGTCATTATATACTTACAAAGTTTTaggaaaaacaaattattattctataaaaatttagattttgcctttgtatttttttgtgtgGTTTTGTTCTTTTGGTCAATTGTCGAAGTGGATGTTGACAACAACGGGATTTTAGATAatgggttttattttttttttttttgtgtgtgtgtgcaaaGGAGCCATCATGTTGTCGTAGTTTGAGGTGGTTGAGGGAGCAAACAAGGTGCAATAGAGGAATTGCAAGATCTATTTGATGGTGACAATGAAGGTTGATGGTGGTTTGAAAATTTGTAAACAGGGTGGTTTGAAGACTTGTTAGATCTACGTAGGGTTTGAAGATTTTGTGTCCATGGTCATGGATTTGACTTTACCCattaaaaattgaatcttgGCTAAATTTGAAGAATGAAGCTTGCCCGTTTCCATGAAATTTGAAGAATGAAACTTACCTTTGAGTTTGTTGATCTGATTTGTGTTTCAATCTTAATTTGAAATCGTGCATAAGATGGATTTTGATTTAGGCGAATCATTTTTGTgcttgaatttaaaattgagaTATAGTAATTTGTGAAGGCTTTTAGTTGCTAGAATATGTTTAAGACTTTTCAAATAAGTTATTCATGTAATTTTTGGCAATTTTTAGCcaccaagaaataaaaaaataataataaacgaATGTTAGGTCACCAGTTAATGtctaaaatagataaaaaggatgaaaactgtaaatgtaataaaagttgaaggattaagaaaaattttcaaaaagtttcGGGATGAAAGacagaaatttaaaaaagttaaaggatGAAGAATATAGTTCCGCTCTAGAAAAAATTTATAGGAACCAAAATCAAAACATGCTCattttatagaaactaaaaatatatttaagcctaagagtatataaaaaaaagagtaatagGTGAATGTGTCAACCATCAAATCACCATTTCATATATCAACAATGTGATGAGCCTTTATAGAAGACCCTTCTTCAAAAGGACAAATGTTTTCAATAGGATTACACAAATTCTTCCATCTAACGGAAATTCTATGTTCCATTTCTAATCTGAGTAGATTTTTGTGATCATCTACTACTTTTCATTGACTTCATGCATAAAAGATAAACTGCTCtgtcaaaaaaaagaagataaactgCCCTTATAAGCAAAATGCACCTGTGTAGGGAGTAAACTACAGATAGGTAGGGTTTTGCCGTTCAAAATTAAACACATAAAGCCAAGTTGCAAAAGATTGTAGCTTCCATGACAGAATGCTTTGCTTCATATCATTTATTCCAGAAAGGCCAAATTTTTTAAGTGGCATTATCTACATGCAAAAATCAAAAGGTCAGGGGAAGTtgacagaagaaaaaaaggagggaAAAGGAAGCAGAGGCTTGGGTGGTGGTGAGTCATCATATCATATATACACAAACTTACTCCAGAACATCTTGCCATCAATAAGGTCAAAAGGAACAGGACCAAATTTTCTTGAATCGTTGCTGTTATACTTGTTATCTCCCTCTACCCAAACCGCACCCTTTGGAACCAATAGAGGGAAGGCATACTTAGACAATGAAATCTCCAAAACACATTTCAGCaatggaaaaaattaattattgtcaAAATTCTCTAGACCAAAGGCTATCGAATATCAAGCCAATTCTTAATGTGAAGAAGCAAGGATGCCAGATACCAGTCATCccaaaaataacaattgaaatACTAGCAAAGCAAAACCCATAATCAAAATGATCACaaaaaatgagaattttatttttataagaaattgaCCATACCACAATCGTCTTAGACTTATCACCGTTATCAGGAGAGGAAATTTTTGTAAAACTATCACTCTCCAATTCATAGGTCTCAGGATTGGAAATGAATGTAACGCTATCACCCTCCATGATTGAGAACATATATCAAACAGTTTGCGGTCTAAATCAAACATAACAGCAAACAAAGTgaatattatcaataaaatcaaGAATAAACATCCAAATTGACCCTAAAAGAACAACAGACATAAGCAGCGTGAGTTCTTCTAAGTTACTTAGGGCTTGCATATATAGCTATTTATCGGTGATTAGAATGAAATTTTTGCAATGGATGAAACTAATAATCAAGGGAATTGGGATTGAAGGAAGAAATCTCGAAATTAGTTAGTTACCTCTGAGGAGCGAACTCAACTCCCCAATAGTTCTCTACTTAGCGTTGAGGCGAGAAAAGGCTGAGTGGGTG
The nucleotide sequence above comes from Glycine soja cultivar W05 chromosome 11, ASM419377v2, whole genome shotgun sequence. Encoded proteins:
- the LOC114375697 gene encoding mitochondrial inner membrane protease subunit 1-like; amino-acid sequence: MFSIMEGDSVTFISNPETYELESDSFTKISSPDNGDKSKTIVGAVWVEGDNKYNSNDSRKFGPVPFDLIDGKMFWNNAT